Genomic window (Manduca sexta isolate Smith_Timp_Sample1 chromosome 26, JHU_Msex_v1.0, whole genome shotgun sequence):
TAATTGCGGGAACAAAAGTTTTTGTAACCATTTAGAACATGATTAATGAccatataaatatcaatttatcagAGTGAGCATTAGTAAGGGTCATCGATGGAATCACAAGCTTGCACTCAATTTGCTTGGATAGACTATGATTATGACTACAACAGTTAACCAAaattgtacatatttgaaagtattttcactATATTCTGATCGCTATGCTAcgccattttttttctaaataagaGTCTCAATGTgtgtatttctaaataaaataataaataaacatacatcacCCCGTTATCCCCGAAGAAATAGGTAGAGATGCGACCAAGGCAAATAATATTCGTAATGCGTGTTGCAATAGAACAATAGCTTGTAGCGATTTTCATTCAGTCTCAACATgtgtatttcttaaataaaacaataaacaaatgtgCATCACACCGTTATTactgaagaggtaggcagataTGCATACTTTCCGCAATGCGTGTTGCCATAAAATTATAGCTTGTAGCTATTTTCGTTCAGGACATTATAGTCTTTTGCGTACCTAGTCAAATGCAAAATCGTCCAGCGGTTTCCAATGTTATTTATAGCTGCTATCTAAACAACTTcaaaaagtgaaatataaaggatggtgagtgcagtgggacaccgaacaatactttgtaattcaaggtgttggatggtgtttctactgtttatgggcggtcatatcgcttaccatcaagcgaaaggcaagcccgtctcgtcattcaaagcaataaaaaaaaactaactatGGTCGACATGACAGTTTTCTTCTCGTCCACAACCCTTTTCCACGAACAATAAGATCCAATATTCATTCCAATCGGATTTTTATTCCTACAAATATATAACTAGTgctaaaactataattattcaaCAATATTATTCAGTACTTCCACTAATTACTATacctttttttaatactatttatttctttattatccTATATAATTGGATAGTTTGTGAGATAAAATAGATTACGATAATAACCGATTAATgaatttgcataataaaatcatattgtaTTGAGCGGTAGTTAGTCGCCTCTCTGTAGCCTAATGAAGCGTGAAACCAATAACTACACTATTGGTTCcgataaatttatgaaattttatagctacttaaagttaaattatatagcagataataatattataccacaGAATAATGTTCACGTCATAAAAATAAGACGCCGTTTATAGACGTTTtgactttaaaatgttttgggTTTGCATTGATATCGTCTATTATATTTAAGGTAGTAACAAAAATGAGcagtattttgaaaaatatattttcttttaatagaGTTACATGTTCATTGCTGTGGttaaaatggaaatatttcTTGCGATAACTTAGCACTCATTTACCTTAAACTAGTTCTATGTCGCTTAATTAAGAAgcttattttatcaataacatAACGTCGTTGGTTCTCTCATTGCCCTTAATCTAAAAATACAATGCAATGTCGAATCATACGCATTATACTTACAAAAAGTACCGTCAATACGAGTGAACTTGAAATAAATCGTAGCGATCTTGGATTTAAATCTCAAACAAGAtacaaataacatatatttatgaaatacaaaaCGTAGTAGTCGGGGGTCTAGAAGTTTTAAACTATGGTTTCGTACTTTAAGAACAAAGATTACATACGTCAGAAACCGTTATTTGTTGTCACCGCTATATTATTAGCAGGGTTTAAATTTATAAGGGGTGGGCCAAGTTCCTAGTAGTTTCGTTTTTCTATATGCACAAATTCAGAGTTACTATATATGCAACCtagttatatatttacatttgtatagGAAAGATTTGCAAGTCTGTATCATTTATAGGTAAAGTTCATTCATAGACTATAATTGAGCCTGACCCACACCTgcgtttaataaattttgatttaggAAAGGGTCTCAAAGACATTTACCATACACGTATCTTTTATATTTGCAACTAATattcatagaaaatattttgttttaaacgcCTCAAGTGTATCTTTCCATTTGGGTATAGggcttaataaatattattatccttGCGGTAATTCGTTCAGGTAGAaggtaattgtaattaaataataaacacaatgcTACTCGTACATACAACGttttattacgaaatataaCATAAGTTAATAAGGTATTtacaaaagtatataaaataagtacaaaGGTAAAACGCTTTCGTATTTAGGGTTCGGTCACAGCTTTATAAAAGTGTTCGTTTTACAGACTTATGAAAATACGAAATTCTTAGGTGGACTTACAATCAGTGaattattttcaacaatatCTACTAACAAGTAAGTACTCTATTTATTTAGAAGTTTAGAAGTACCTACTAAGCGCTATGTTTTTTTGAATTCACACGTCTTTTATAAAACCGTTCCACTTTGAGTATTTCaaaccttaaaaatattgattgtgTATAATCTAAACTAAATTTAAAGCCTACGAAGTAAACTTCAACAGTTtgtgttttgtaaaaaatatttcgagacCCATATAGGGCAACTGAAATGTTCTTTATAAAATGGCGGTCTCCCggtattttagttaaatttgtattatatttatcaaatacgAGATTTTATGAATGAGCCATATTGTAGGCGATATACGGCCCCTACAACAATTATACAGGCTAGTCAGTCTCCTGTTTTAAATGTGACAAGTGTATTTTTTGTCTTGTTGATAAATGGCAGTGTTGAATCCAGTTGAACACGTGGTGTTTGATTCTTATAACAGAATCTATGTTGTTCCTTTGATTTATTGCTGGTAGTATTGTCCCTTGTAGTCCAAGGCGGCCTTCTCCTCTTGTTGTCTAGCGGCCTCAGGATTGTTCTTAGCTTCGACGGCGGCGCGTTCCTGAAAAATGGTTTTGATAGGGATGAAGCTAACTAGGAATAAGTAGAACAATAATTCATTTATGGCaatgtagtaaaatataatactgaaCACTACACGttttacaagtataaaattTCTGCAGCTACGACAGTTTATTGCAAAATCGTACATCCTACATCATCTTCAGTAATATTTGTCTATAAACGATGATTCTCTGAATTTCAAACAAGTGTCAATATAATGATGTCgacataaatttaattcatatagCCAACAGCTGCCATCTAGGTACTAgtaagttttaaatgtttttgtttcaataataatGCCTGTTAAAATCGCCATTTCCctaaaattatttcagaatattCCCAACATGATCATGACTTTTTTGTCATGTACCTAAACATCTATTTAGGCCAAACACGTGTTCTGCACCTAGCTGAACTGTTTAAATCTCTTTTTTCCCCCTTTTGACCACCTTATttcaagtttttaaaatttaagaacagatataatattactattcaCCTGGTTAGCCTTAATTCCAGCGTAGATCAAGTCAAGACCTTTCTGGATTTCAGGGGAAACTGGGGGTGGAGTGGGGATGTGGTCACCAGATACTCTGAATCCGAACTCGTCGGCGGTGTACTCAACGGTGATGACCTGGCCGTCAGGGGCGGTGTAGGTGTAAGAACCATGCTGCACAAGGGCAGGAGTGTCCTGGTTCTCGCCAACATTCTTCAGGAAACCTTCCTCTTGAGCCTGGATGTTGTTACCAGTTTCGTAtctgaaaacatttttgaaacagATTAGCATAAAAATACGTTATGATAGGGCTACATTATTCTCATAAATAATTCTTACGATCTAATGTTCTATAATATGGCCACAAAAAGCATAAAAGGACGTAGTTGAAGCAATGAAAGTTGTTCTAGAATTGATTGAAAGGGACACAAAGTAATTGGATAAATTAGTAGAGGTGAAGGGAGTTTATCTACTTTTAAgttggttttatttatgttttaaaagtaatgaaCCGGATTTAAAACCAGGATACACATtcaataaaactgtttaaatttAGGTCTCAAGGTTACTCTCGTATGGATTCGTGAACATGtttgaatttgtaattaaaagtagaATCTTCATTTaataagacaaataaaaatgaacagtcattaattttgcaaaaatatatatataaatagaatattatttatgattattttaaaataaatatgtaactacTTACGCAGTCTTGTAGCTTCCATCAGTTCCCTGTTCTTTGTCGAAGCGGATGATGGGGATGAAGGTGGTAGTGTCTAGCTGCACCTTGGGCCTGAAGTCTTCGACGGCCTTGGCCTGTCTGTACTCCTGAGGCTGCTGTTGGTAATTGTTGTAATTCTGTTCCGCCGGTTGTTGATCTTCGATTTCCTGATCAGGCTTCAACGATACTCTTCTTTGTGGAAGAGCCGTCGTAAGGGCCAAGAGTGCAGAAATCACGACCtgaaacatcaaaaataaacttactgCATACGAGTGTATACGTAATAACATATAAGTATCTTAAATAACAACATGATGTCAGACTGAAGAGCTTAATCACATTCGTAATGTCGTAAGATAAGATGAAGCAGATACAATGGGCAGCATCTTGTGAAACCGGCCCATTCGACACGCAGGTTGGGCGAAAGTGGGCTCAGACATAATGTTTATTGACAGTAACATGCATCactttgttttattgataatttttattgccCTTAtcggttattaattttaaaggcataatttttaacaaacgcttatattagttattttagaattatatataataattctataatacttaactttttttgtttttttatataaccagAAAGTAGACATATAAAACAGACAAGTGTCATGTAGTACTTTTATAAATTCCCAAATTGCTATCTTTTGTCAAAAAGTAAGCGAAATCGGTCAGAACTAGTCAAACCGCAAAAAGGTGTAAAAAGAATATAGTGTCAATGTCAATGTGTAATACCGTTAATATTATGCAAGATTCCGCGCCTCAGGTAGCTAAAGAAAAACCACTTTACAAAAccaatagtaaaataaacaagtGTTATGATACACTTGCTTCAAATATTACGCGCACCGTaatgtaatgataattatttaccatttaATCATAAGCTGTTTGTTCGCTTGATCGGCTACTTTCATTAGCAAGGCAATAGTATTATGTAGTTCTTATTTCATTCTGACATAATTTAGATCGTGAATTGTCATAATCTATTACAGAACTATTTGAAACTTTGAATCGACTTATGTCAAAACAAGTTAGACAAGATTCATGAGGCTTTTCAACTTAACCTAACCtctgacataattttatttcattatgacccagtaaaacattatgtaatttaaaatataacttataatcaTGTGTCTATATAGTCAAAAAGTGATTACGTATGTCGGCGTACAGAGTCATAAAGATGGTATGTACGCAAAAATATGCTAATGATTTGTTTTTTCTCTCGCATCGACGCAACATGATTTACACGAGCATGTTCTGTTGCATTATTACGCGCATCGATTAAATAACGGAAACAATTTCACTTGATATGACACGCGAAATTGTTACTATGCAAATTACTTTcagtaatttatgttttgttaggGTTTTAACTTTCTCGAGGTAAAGATGTCACGCGCCTCACATTTTACGATTACACAACATAGTTCATTGTAGTTGTGCATTTTATCGCATTAATGCACTtcggaattaaaaataatgtcgaaTAAGCAGGAATgcatttaacaaaaacaaattatataaaatttctaaaatcCTTTCCTTCGTAATGTTGAAACACAATTTTGAGAATGTACGATGTCGTATAATCTGCTTCCTACACGTCCTTCGTGTCTACACGTAGGCTCGCATAAGTTTGCGACACAACATCCTTTCAACTCGATATGTAAGGTCATTGCAAATGAAGGATTTAATATAGAAACATTGATTGCACCACTAATTGAAAAAGCTTAAAAAGCAGTCGCAGTGAAGTTTACATGACCTTACGCGTTTCACAATGTTATTTAAGGTATTGGCAAAATTCAAAGATCCCTATAAAAAGTTCAAAACGTCTAaggcagaaaatattttacgaaaggTTGATCAATGAGTAACTAAATTAAATGCAGGAATGCATCGGCATTTAAATAGCAAAGTTCAAAAGTCGGCTCCGACGAGCGACCCTATTTGGCGCCGCATCTTGCAACAGCTGATTGCTGGATATCCGTCAAACAAGGAATCACCGCAACACTTATAATATTCACTTAGTAATTGGTATTAGTATGTGACTTTAAAGGCGTGTTAAGGATGTTGTTTCCGGGAAATGAGAAAGATGATACTTTAATGAGCTTACTGAACTTACCAGCAGCCTCATTGTTGTGTATGTGTGGTGACGTGCGGCAGCGACGTGGTACGTGGAGTGTCGTGAACTATGTCAGAGTGGTAGTAGTGCGCTCGCTTTTATACTACACCCCTGCCACTTACCCGCGCGGCTTCGAGCCATCAAACTTTCATGCCCGACCTGCCTCTGCAATACGCTGTAGCCACGACCTAAcgtttggattttttatttcagtttcgatatctaaaatataaaacacatacTTCGTTAGCACCATTATATCCGCACATAGTGATTTCGTTACGCTTTTGACATAGCTCATGTCATACATGCTTTTGTCATTGGGTCatattttgtcatttattactggtttacgaaatattattttttgatattttaaataaaaaaaaacaatatttaagctTAAGCTCCGCCAATGTCCCTGAAGAGGAAAATAGGTACGCAAATGTCTGAATAGTGTACCTACGCTTTCAACCTATTTACTGTCTTTAATTTGGTAGGGGACAACTCTATCGccatattgtttaaaaactataatttcgaCCTTAAGCCTTTTTTTTTCgaattcttataataattagcaTACAAATATTGGGATCGAAACCAGgacgatattataattttcacagtctagacagtaaaaaataaataataaaattaaaaaacaattaaaaacagttttGAACAAAGTACAACCGGAACATTTGACTATTAAAACGGCAATTCAGTTCACTTTCAAGGTTAAACGTAGTCAGGTTTCCGAATTAAGACTTTATAAAATGCGTATTAAAGCATAAAATTACAAAGTGTAAGTAATATAAACAAGGTAAAATTCATGGACAAGATCCGATTTTTGgactgtattattttaaagcacTGTTGTTTACTTACATCGATAACAATTTATAGATCAAATATTATCCCATTtctgcaaataaaatttatatttctaaatcgCTATCTGCTCCGCCTATCAGCGAGTGCTTCACATCCACGGACGGTGTTGTAGCCACACCTTTATTCGTAGTAAATCATTATCTTGACAAAATATGTGGCAGAAGAGTACACATTACGTATAATTTGAATACTAATTAATAAGTATGAAGATTTTTGAGGCCTTGTTGAATTCTTGTTGGGGCGTGTTATATTGGCAATAAAAATAGCATTCGTTATGACGTAAGTTTAAAGTCTGGACATTTTACATCATAGAGTGATCTTGATTCTAGAAAGCTCAACAGACGATCATTTCGTTATGAAGAGAGTTCATCGCTTCGGTAAAAAATGTGTGATACGTAATATACTTAGCCATAAGGTACCTACTAAGCTAGGTATAGTTTTAACTATACCATTTATTAACTTACCGATGTCACAATAGATTACTAAGAGATATATAGTGACTATAGATATGGTTTGAGTTGTACGTTTGCAGCACTCTTAGCAACTActgtataaatgaaaaattcGTCATGTCAATTATTTTACCTGCCGCGATTCAAATCATACTTAGTTGCAGTATCTGTATTATTCATAGGATTGAGTCCGGGTAAGCAACAGATATATTATAACAGTTCTGATTAAAAGTAACTATTAGTGTATGTATACATTTGGACaactaagaatataatataatatgatttattgcaGGTATCAGAAACTTTGAGAaaccacaaataaataaaaataaaaattgtaatataatgaatatgaattaaataaatttgatttaaatgtatttattgtaaaaagacTTTTTGTGACCCTAAAATATGAGACAGGACAGCACGTAAAATACAAACCAggcaatattacaaaaaaaaactttccttCGTGACCGTACGATGTGATCCGGGAGTTGCAAACAAGATTTCACAGTTGATAAACTATGTACACATCGTTCTCAGCAATGTTCATAGAATATATTTGTCTTTAATACTATTCTACTATTTTatagttacaaaaaatatagaatatccattacaattaatatttaaaaccaattttatatgaagttgttttttaaacaatattataaaaccaaaaatagATTTGTACGTTGCCTTCCTTGCctcttttatgaatattaatgagTTGCTAAGAAATtttaaaggtatattttttattgcttttaaaggGCAATCTTCAAATTTTACACACGAGCGAAGTCGTGCCAATGCTGAGcagaaaactaatttatgaTGGTATTTTAAACAATTCATCATGGTGCCTAATTTCAAGGATGATAAAGATTAACTGtgttcaaatttcaaatttaattttacattagaAATTTGGTCATATGTATTATCCTAACTAGAGCATCTACAGtccgtttttatataaaaaaaataagctatttttttttttaatataatgtcatATGTGAAACATAATCCATGACAGATATAATTTTCATGACAGGTATAAATTAAGAAATCAagtattctattttataatatatttatattatgagagtaacaatataatattagtagctGTTATCAATGCAGTTTTCGTTATTTAACACATACGTGCATTTGTACGGTCACGCatcattttccatttttttttcttttcattattatGAATGGAATTGAATGTATCGTTGTCACTTTCCACTTATTAGTGGAAAGTGATAACGATACATTCTTAATTactttgttgtgtttattttactaagttttttttattaagtttatataacTTACATTTACTTTCCCTTTTCAATGGGAggtaaactttataataattaatattaattgcacAAATAGCTTTAAAGATAAATTACCATcacctaaaatattattaactcttaggcaatatataaaatgttttttcgtTTAAGGAGAAGAAAGTATGGATTTCATTACACTTCTTCATTTTTGTATGAACACTTGCCCTTATAAAGTTGTTCGATAAGGTTTATggcatgttattttaaattatgtacgtTGTTATCACAtcgcataataatatttaaatacataagtaaaatgaatattactaAGTCTGTCAGACAAAAATCACAttgaatgtaattatttatgttgtgcaaaaaacgatttatattacaaatctcgGTTTCGCGTCCGACATTAGATGAGTTAGTTACGTAAGAAATGCTGCGCTTTTGAGGTTAGTGACACCAGCGCGTGCCGACCGCTGGCCGAACTCATGGTTTCAGTAGATATATGTACGTTTGAAGGCCTTATAGCGTAGTCAGTATCGCGTAGCGATTGCTATCACGATTAAGCAATGTTAATAGCTATCACTGACAGATGACTAAGTATGTTACATCATCAATGCTGTCAGTCTATGTCAATCCATTGTACTCTAAGAATCCGGATACTTGTAGTGTAATATTTTCTACTTGACTAATAAACTGCTGCCTCAAAAAGCCAATCTAAATGGATAATTTTTGATTGattgtgaatttaaaaaattgttccaCAATATTACTACCGACAGGTGCACCGTTATAGTACAAGTACTTAAGATCTTGCACTCAAGATCCCGTATATTAATCAAGGTTTTAATTTGTAGAAGTAGATATCCTACTCGGGTGAACTTGTATCGGTTTAATAAGTCGCATTTTTAAAGGCATCTTCTGTATCAAAGAGAACTCTTGTGAACACAATCCTGTGTATAGAATCCGTAAAAATCCTTCATGTCTTGGTCTTCAGAATTCAACCACAAAGACATTACTTTGCCTATAATATGTTCTCCATAgagcataataaaatatggtattaATTTTCGCGtaatgtacttaaatatttccaaacatCTGTTAGCGTTTTTCAAGATTTTTGGTGGACCTTAAATGAATCCATTATTAAGAACATTTACTATAAGAAATGTCAGCGAGTAATAACCCAAAGTCATGTTTAGAAAGGAACAATGCTGTGTGACATAATGAACATTAAGTTCCGAGtcatcatataaatatttataattgtttattaacgGTTACTAGCGTATACAACGCGGCGACGCCATAGTAGCTGAAACCGGTTATTAACAGCACTTGTAATACATTGTTGTGGTTAACATGACCATAGTCTCAATTgaatgatattatgtaagtgTGTCTGTAACTTGTAACCCCGAATGTATTGCACCTATTGTTTAGTGATGTAACGATATGACCCTCTAAGGTGTTCGAAACTCTTACAGAGCGATGTGTGTATGCGttggtaatattgtttttggatGCAACTAAAACCTCAGTTACGGCTTCAAC
Coding sequences:
- the LOC115451405 gene encoding endocuticle structural glycoprotein SgAbd-8 — encoded protein: MRLLVVISALLALTTALPQRRVSLKPDQEIEDQQPAEQNYNNYQQQPQEYRQAKAVEDFRPKVQLDTTTFIPIIRFDKEQGTDGSYKTAYETGNNIQAQEEGFLKNVGENQDTPALVQHGSYTYTAPDGQVITVEYTADEFGFRVSGDHIPTPPPVSPEIQKGLDLIYAGIKANQERAAVEAKNNPEAARQQEEKAALDYKGQYYQQ